The DNA segment TAACCAAAATCAATCCACTTATTATTGTGTGTTGAATGGTCTTTCTCATGTGAAACAATTTGTAATGgaacatatatgtatatatgataATCTCTTAACAATTTTCTACAACAGATATGCACCATCAAAATTTGGAATTAGTAATGCTATGCCTTCACCACTACATATCTCATTAGTAAACGTATCTTCTGTGAGGAATGGTTCAGTCCAAAAATCGCTGCTGAATTCTTCGTATGATACCAATGGAGGAACAGATTCTTCTTTTGATAAGGAACTATCCATGGTTGATAGTGAAACAATAGAGGTAAGGGAATAGTTGTCTCCTTCTGAGGTACTTTCCCTGGACATGGCCAATGAGCTTTCTAAAATATAAGGGAAGTCATCACCAACATCAGCATAAGGGCTTTCAGATTTTTCACATTGATGAGTCTCATTTGAATTTACTTCAATACTATAGCCTGGCTTGGACTTCAACTTTGATGTAGTGATCTCATTGCTTTTTATCTTCTTAAGATGGCCATGCCAATAGTTCTTGACCTCATTGTCTGTTCTTCCAGGAAGCTTTTCAGCAATCAAGGACCATCTGTAAAGTTAGAGGCACTAAGTTAAAGTTAGATACTAATTAACATTTATATCTAGTAGGAAAGAAAATTATCTAAGCaactttacattaattattaaagatGGCTTATAGTCAATCAATAGCtagtacatatatatatatagtcaggTTTAGATTAAGTTTAAGTTgagttttaatattaatttacttaGCTTCCAAAGGATTAAAATCTCATTCATTCTTCAAGTTGATGACTCACACAGTACACACAAGAAAAAGGTACAAGACAGGAAtgcaagagaaaaatgaaagagcaagttaaagtgtaaaaaaaatgatcacGTGTTCTGAATCTTCTGATTGTTTGATTCAATCGTTTCAATTCGATTAGATAGAACTCATCCAAAGGATATTTAAAaggtataataaatttatgaaagaaaaacaCACTCGATTGGTTTTCTTTAGGAATCTGAGACTTATATCTCAAAATCAGTAATAACGTAATATGCAAGGGTTGAAACGCAGAATAGAAATTTAAGCTATACTAGTGTGTATATGATGTTCTCGTTCCAAGGACACTTGAAATTTGagattcatataaaataaataagtaaataaattatagCTATATAAACTATCAAACTTTGAATAAATTCTCAAAATTGCAAAATTATACTTATTTCCAAATTCTTGGTGTAatttgatgattattttttcttcctctagGGTGTAGTTCCCGTGTTTTAGATTTGGTCTCAAGTAATTCAACCAACGAAGTCTGCAACTTTTCCCACACCTTGCTAAACCTGTAACAAAACAGCGCTGAAACCTCATCAACATGTTTATAAATCACCAATTAACTGCGTTTAAGAGTAATCAatctcatatattttatttattgatatcaataatcaaagtgaaaccGAAAATAAGTCGTATAAACTAAGCATATTGATCATCATCATCGTATAAATGTGATTAGTTAATATTGAATCAAACTTTCGGGTTATCTTGCAGTACGTGTTGGACATTTCTAGTATTTACTTTGGAGATTAAACCAAATGTTCCATTAATCCTTACAAATAATACCTGCAAACTTGGGGAGTTGACGCCAATTAGAGTGACCATGTCTCTTAACATAAGCTGTTAACTTCTCATCTTCTTCTCTACTCCATGCACCTTTCTTGAGTCCATTTTTGTCATAGAAAGGAGCTCTTACCATTTTTGTTTATTGCAAATCCGAGAAAACTAAGCACACAACTCAAAGCACCATATTTAGAATTTCTCAGCCTTTTATACTATTTATAGGGAATTATAAATCAAAACGCGTGCCATCTACCGATACAGATAGTTCCATTCATTTAAGACTGAAACCGATCAAAGTCTGCGCATAAGTATTTGTTTaccatcattttttatttcgaAAAAGAGCTTGCTGGCCTATTTCTGATGTCATATATTGAGAAATTacaatgttaaaattaatttgaatgcaGCCAAGGGTTTGATTGTTGGATAATCATCATGTGTGTGCGTAAGTAATTACTTAAAGTCAGAAGTCAGAATGCATTTACAATTTTGCCAATGTCAGAATCTTagcttaaataattatataattatgctTTGTTAGATTGAATGGatcataaattaattgaaatacgTATAAACTAACTAAATTATCACTTGactgtaattaaaataataataaaaatagacgGAGAGAGACAAAGTTgattatttagaattttattaATGAGTTTTTATTGATGACTTGCTGATGCAAGTTAAGTTGTATAATATGACCTGAGCCTGGTTTAAATGGGAATGTATATCCTCCCAGTTTGAACTCATTACATTTATCACTTTCTTGGTCTAAGACATATTCAAATTACCACCTGTATTGGATACAACACAGTGGTAATCTAACTTTCTCTACAAATAttcaatcaaatatatatattttttaacagctaaagacaaattatattaacaatagGACGCAAGATGTGCCCCATACAGAAGCCAAAGGCCAT comes from the Glycine soja cultivar W05 chromosome 6, ASM419377v2, whole genome shotgun sequence genome and includes:
- the LOC114414254 gene encoding transcription factor MYB30-like: MVRAPFYDKNGLKKGAWSREEDEKLTAYVKRHGHSNWRQLPKFAGLARCGKSCRLRWLNYLRPNLKHGNYTLEEEKIIIKLHQEFGNKWSLIAEKLPGRTDNEVKNYWHGHLKKIKSNEITTSKLKSKPGYSIEVNSNETHQCEKSESPYADVGDDFPYILESSLAMSRESTSEGDNYSLTSIVSLSTMDSSLSKEESVPPLVSYEEFSSDFWTEPFLTEDTFTNEICSGEGIALLIPNFDGAYLL